From the Desulfovibrionales bacterium genome, the window AAAGTCCAGCCCGGAGGCGACCTTGGTTCGCACAGGGGGTGCAAATGATAGATAGGAGGTATATAACCAACTTTGATTGGCCATTACTTGGGGTAGTGCTACTTTTATCAATGTTAGGAGTTTTGAATCTTTATAGCGCCGGTTATTCTGCTACTGGTTCTGCAACTACAGTTTATCTAAGGCAGCTTTATTGGCTGGGCCTGTCCGGGGTCATTATGATTGTCGTTCTATCTTTTGATTACCGGCGGATAGCTGAGTGGGCTCCTTACATATATGCGGGTTCTATAATAACCTTGGTGGCCGTATTGTTTGTTGGGAAGACAGTTTCCGGCTCTCAAAGGTGGCTAGGTTTCGGCTCCCTGGTTTTTCAACCATCAGAGCTGGCCAAGTTGGCGACGGTTATTGCGCTGGCCAGTTATTTTTATCACAAGGATGTTAAAAAGGGCTATGGACTAAGTGACCTCCTGGCGCCGGCGGGTATTGTTTTGCTCCCCTTTATTCTTATCGTTAAGGAGCCGGATTTAGGGACGAGCCTTTTACTCCTGTTTATACTGGCGTCAATGGTCCTTTTTGTAGGTATAAAATGGGGCGCATTTTTGACCTTGCTGGGTTTTGGGCTGACCTCTGTGCCGTTCATCTGGTCTTTATTAAAGGATTATCAAAAAAAGAGGGTGGAATCTTTTCTCTGGCCGGAAAGAGACCCCCTGGGATCTGGTTATCATGCCCTTCAGTCTAAGATAGCGGTGGGGTCCGGCAAGATATTGGGAAAGGGTTATTTAGCGGGATCACAAAGCAAACTCGATTTTCTTCCCGAGCAGCATACTGATTTTGCCTTTTCCGTCTTTGCGGAAGAGTGGGGTTTCATGGGATCGATTCTGCTGATTATTCTTTATTTTTTGCTTATCCTGTTGGCCTTGCAGGTCGCTATCCGTTCAAAGGAAAAGTTCGGCACCTTTTTGGCGTTTGGTATATTGGCCATGATATTCTGGCATTTAGTGGTAAATGTGGGCATGGTTCTTGGCCTGATGCCTGTGGTCGGAGTCCCTCTTCCCTTGATCAGTTATGGTGGTTCTTCAGCCATCACTACCCTGACCGGTATCGGCCTGCTTCTTAACATCCGTATGCGGCGGTTTATGTTGCAAAAAGGCCCGTAATCCGAGCCTTGATGTCCGGAGATTATTTAAAAAACCCGCTTCAGATTTTGACTTGCCTCGTTTGTCCCATAATTATGCCCAAATAGTTTTTAAAAACATAGTAAAAAAACATTGACACGGGGTGTTAAATCATGTAAAAGCCTTTCTAGTCTGCTGAATTGCTATTCACTAATCATGATGATTCCTTTTTTATAAGCTGAAACTTCCTTTAAGTGAGGGGTAAACGGATGCTGGATATAGATATTACCTTGTTGATACAGTTGGCTAATTTCCTGGCCCTGATGGTTATCCTGAATCTCATCCTTTATCGGCCCTTGCGTAAAATTATAACAGAGAGAAAAGAGAAGGTGTCGGGCCTGGAGCGTGAGATAGAGGGGCTTATTAAGAACGCCAGCCAGAGGCTTGAAGACTTTAAGGTTAAAATGAGCGGGGCTCACGAGCGAGGGAACAAGGAAAAGGAAAACTTAAAAAATGAGGGCCTTGGCGAGGAGAAACAGATTATTTCCAAGACCCGTAGTGAGGCCGAGGCATCTAAGTCCCAGATGTTGTCGCAGATTGACCAGGACGCTAACAAGGCGAAAGAGGAACTGAAAGGGCAGGTATCGGGGTTTGCTTCTGACATAGCGGCCAAGATTTTGGGGAGGAGTATTTGATGGGTGATCAGAGTAATGGTAAGCGGTTTTTTATAGTGATCGCCGCACAGGCTCTAACGATTATATCGGTTTTACTGTACTATACGACGGTATTTGCCTCAGGGCATGGTGAGGGGCATGGATACAGTAGTGTGCTATGGTGGGATCTTGTCTGGCGGACTATGAATTTTACAATTCTGGCTGCCGTGCTCTTTAAGGTACTTAAAAAGCCTGTAAGCAATCTCCTTTCCGGTCGGCAAGCCTCGATTAAGGATAACTTTGATGATCTGGATGTAAAAAAGTCTGAGGCAGAAAAGAGGTATGCTGAGTACGAGAGAAAACTTTCGACCATCGAGCAGGAGGCCAAAAAAGTAATTCAAGAATATATTGAGCAGGGTGAGGCCGAGAAAAAGCGGATCATCGAAGATGCCGAGAAGACTGCTGAATCAATAAAGAAACAGGCTCAATTTGCGGTGGAGCAAGAGATGAAGCGGGCTAAGCTGGTCTTAAGTGCTGAAGCAGCCGAGCTTTCAGTTAAGCTGGCTGAAGATCTAATTAAGAAGAATCTTAATGAATCAGATCACAAGAAATTGATCGACGAATATATTGCGAAGGTGGTGCATACAAATTGATCAGTAAGATAGTTGCCAAAAGATACGCCAAGGCACTTTTTGTGGTTGGCAAAGAGGAGGATAAGCTGGAGGCTTATCAGCAGGAGTTAAATGGCTTTGCGCAGATCCTACAGGGATCTCCTGAATTAAGAGATGCCTTAACCAATCCGGTCTATCCTACTGATATTAAGGCCAGATTGATGAGTGATCTGGCCGTAACTCTCAAACTCAGCCCTATCATGAGCAACTTCATGAAGCTTCTGGTGGAAAAAAGGCGTATACTTTCTGTTCCTGACATTGCCGTGCTGCATCAGAAGTTAACCGATGAATTTATGGGGGTTAAAAGGGCGGTGGTTACGGCTGCTATTTCCCTGGCTGAGGATGTAAAACAGAGCGTCCAAAAGGCATTGGAAAAGGTCACCGGCAAAAAGGTTATCCTTAATACAGAAGAGGATCCCTCTATTATAGGGGGACTGGTGGTGAGAGCGGGAGACATGGTTTGGGATGGGAGTGTAAGAACTCAATTACGGGATATAAAAGAAATTTTAAAGAGGGGTGAGGTATCATAATGCAGATACGAGCCGAAGAAGTTAGTCAGATTATTAAGGGCCAGATTAAAGAGTATGAGAAAAAGATTGACCTCAAGGAGACAGGCATTGTCCTATCTGTAGGTGATGGTATTGCCCGTGTCCATGGGGTCGAGAATTGCCAAGCCATGGAGCTTCTGGAATTTCCGGGTGGCATTATGGGTGTTGCTCTTAATCTGGAAGAGGATAACGTGGGCTGTGCTGTCATGGGAGACGTGGAGCACATCAAAGAGGGCGACGTCGTCAAACGTACGGGCCGCATCGCCGAGGTGCCGGTGGGTGAGTCCGTTGTAGGACGTGTAGTCGATGGCCTTGGAAGTCCCTTGGATGGTAAGGGGCCAATTGAGGTCAAGGAGACGCGCCGGATAGAGATGATCGCCCCTGGTGTTATTGCCCGGCAGCCGGTTAAGGAGCCCATGTACACGGGGCTTAAGGCTATCGACGCTATGACGCCGGTGGGTCGAGGACAACGAGAACTCATCATCGGCGACCGACAGATCGGAAAAACTGCCATTGGTGTGGATGCCATTATTAACCAAAAAGGCCTGGACGTCTTCTGCATCTATGTCGCGGTCGGCCAGAAGAAATCAACCGTGGCATTGGTTGCCGAGGCGTTGCGGCGTCACGGGGCCATGGAGTATACGACGATCGTGGCCGCTTGTGCCAGTGACCCCGCGCCGTTGCAGTACGTGGCTGCATTTGCCGGTTGTACCATGGGTGAGTATTTCCGTGATACCGGGCGGCATGCCTTGATTATCTATGACGACCTTTCCAAGCAGGCTGTAGCCTATCGGCAGCTTTCACTGCTGCTCAGGCGGCCTCCAGGGCGCGAGGCCTATCCGGGTGATATCTTCTATAACCATTCCCGATTATTAGAGAGGGCCGCCAAGGTGAATGATGCACTGGGGGGTGGTTCATTGACGGCGTTACCTATTATTGAGACCCAGGCCGGCGACGTCTCTGCCTATATCCCAACCAACGTTATTTCCATTACTGATGGTCAGATCTATCTTGAACCCGCACTGTTTTTCGCAGGTGTCAGGCCGGCGATTAACGTTGGTCTGTCCGTCTCCCGCGTGGGTGGGGCGGCGCAGGTCAAGGCCATGAAACAGGTTGCCGGTACGCTTCGATTAGATCTGGCCCAGTATCGAGAGTTGGCGGCCTTCGCCGGGTTCGGTAGCGACCTTGACAAGTCCACGCAGGCGCAGCTCAATCGGGGTGCCCGCTTGGTAGAAATCCTCAAACAGCCGCAGTACCAGCCCCTGCCTATGGAGAAAGAGATCACTATTCTCTTTGCCGGTGCAAGGGGATATCTGGATGAGCATCCTATAGATGCATTGAGGGCTTATGAGGACGGGCTCTACCCATTTATCGAAAGCAAACACCCTGATGTTTTTAAAGAATTAAGGGAAAAGAAGACCATAGACGATAGCCTGGAGGCAAAGATGAGGAAGGCCCTTGACGAGTATCGGGGCGCCTTCAAGGCCTCCAAGGGCTTGTAGGGGTAATAAAGACTTTAACATCAATTTCATGAGATAAGAGTGGTTACCGATGGCTACGCTAAAAGATGTCTTACGGAAAATTGGGGCAGTAAAAAAGACCCAGCAGATTACCAAGGCCATGAACATGGTGGCGGCGGCCAAACTGCGCGGGGCACAGTCGAAAATGGAGAACTTCAGGCCCTATGCCAGCAAATTTGCTGAGGTCATAGGGAGTCTATCCGCGCACCTGAATGTTGATGCCTCGCCTCTTTTGGAACAGCGCGAGGTAAAGAATATTGAACTCCTGCTGGTTACCGCAGACCGGGGGTTGTGTGGCAGTTTCAACGTAAATTTGAATAATGTAGCCGAAAAGTTCCTGCGGGCAAAGGGGGCGGAAGGGGTAGGGACCTCACTCGTTTGTCTCGGTCGAAAAGGCCGAGACTACTTCCGACGTCGTGAGACGAACATGAGGGCCTCATATATCGACGTTATGGGCCGGTTTGACATGTCGAATGCCATAACAATCGCCCAGGATCTGGCAAGTAGATTTATTAGGGGTGAGTCTGATGAAGTGTATGTGGTTTCTGCGCATTTTATCAGTGTGGCTATCCAAAAGCCGGTCACCAGGAAGCTCCTCCCTATAAGTCCGGAAGAACTTGGAGGGGCAGGAGAAGCGGCCGGCACTGCGCGGGAATATTTATATGAGCCCTCACCGGAACAGCTTATCAGCAGTCTTTTACCTACACACGTGAACGTGCAGGTGTACAATGCCATGCTGGAGACGTCAGCCAGCGAGCACGCCGCCCGGATGACAGCCATGGACAACGCTTCGCGTAACTGTAAGGATTTGATCCGGAGCTTGAGCCTGATGTATAACAAGGCGCGGCAGGCCGCCATTACGAGAGAATTGATGGACATTGTCGGCGGGGCCGAGGCGCTGAAGAAATAGAATAATATTGAATAATGAGGAGGAATAGACACCGATGAGTGCAGAGCATACAGGTGGTGCTACAGGAAAGATAGCTCAGGTCATTGGAAACGTACTGGATGTGGAATTTGAGCCGGGACAATTGCCGGCCATTATGAATGCGATCAGGATTACTAACGTGGCTATCAGTGATCAGCCGGAAAATCTAGTTGTGGAGGTGGCACAGCACCTTGGGGATAATATGGTGCGGTGTATCTCGATGGACACAACAGATGGCCTGATGCGGGGGATGCCGGCGCGGGATACGGGAGCGCCGATTATGGTGCCGGTCGGCCCTAAGGCCTTGGGGCGCATTATGAACGTGATTGGTAATCCGGTAGATGGTCTGGGCCCGCTTGTGTCGGAGCATATGATGCCTATTCACCGGGCGGCGCCAACGTTCATCGAGCAGGATACCACGGTAAAGGTCCTCGAGACCGGGGTAAAAGTTATTGACCTGCTGGTGCCCTTTCCCCGTGGCGGTAAGATGGGGATGTTTGGTGGTGCTGGTGTTGGTAAGACGGTTGTTATGTTGGAGATGGTCCATAACATTGCTTTGCACCATGGTGGTATCTCGGTATTCTGCGGCGTGGGCGAGAGGACCCGTGAAGGGAACGACCTCTACCTGGAGATGAAAGAGTCGGGCGTTCTACCCAAGGCGTGTCTGATCTACGGGCAGATGACTGAGCCTCCTGGGGCTCGGGCCCGGGTGGCCCTGACCGGGCTGGCGGCTGCCGAGTACTTCCGGGACGTGGAAGGTCAGGACGTGCTTGTTTTCATCGATAATATCTTCCGGTTCACGCAGGCCGGGGCTGAGGTTTCGGCGCTGCTCGGGCGTATTCCGAGCGCAGTTGGTTACCAGCCGACTCTGGGCACTGACCTCGGTGAATTGCAGGAGCGTATTACCTCCACCACCAAGGGCTCCATCACAGCTGTGCAGTGTGTTTACGTACCGGCAGACGACCTGACTGACCCGGCTCCGGCTACCACCTTTGCGCACCTTGATGGCACCGTGGTTTTGTCGAGGCCGATTGCGGAGCTCGGGATCTATCCCGCGGTGGATCCGCTCGACTCAACGTCAAGAATCCTGGATCCTAATGTCGTGGGTGCGGATCACTACTACGTAGCGCGAACGGTTCAGGTGATACTTCAGAAATACAAGGATCTCCAGGATATCATCGCTATCCTGGGTATGGATGAGCTGTCGGATGAGGACAAGATCACCGTTGGTAGGGCTCGTAGGATTCAGAGATTCCTGTCGCAACCGTTCCATGTGGCCGAGACGTTCACCGGCATGGCGGGTAAATTTGTGAAGGTGGAAGAGACAGTCCGAGGCTTTAAGGAGATCATCGAAGGTAAGCATGACGATCTGCCGGAGCAGGCCTTCTATATGGTTGGCGGTATCGAAGAGGCCAGAGAAAAGGCGAAGAAGATGGCCGCTGCCTAGGTAGTTGACAAATCATTTGGTTTAGCGACAGAAAGGTACGGAGCAAAAAAAGATGGCTGATAAGTTATTGCTTGAGGTAACTACACCGAGCCGGATGGTGGTCAGCGAAGAGGTGGATATGGTGGTAGCCCCAGGAGAATGGGGTGAATTTGGGGCACTGCCAAACCATGCGGCGTATCTGACGGCTATTAAGTTAGGCGAGTTACGTTATAAGGTAGGCAATAAGACGGAATATGCGATTGTAAGCGGCGGATTCGCGGAGATAGTTGCTGATCGTGCCACTTTTCTCGTAACCTCTGCCGAGAAGGCGCATGAGGTTGATGTAGCACGGGCACTGAAGGCCAAAGAGAGAGCCGAGCAGAGATTACAGGCAGCAGCCGCGAAGAGGGAAACTATTGATGTGGTGCGTGCCGAGGCTGCTTTGCAGAGGGCGATATGGCGGCTAAAGATAGCTGAGAAGGCAAAATAACTATGGCCTAAGGAAAAAGGCTGAGAATAGGTTTGAATGTAAAAGGGCAAGCGAGGGCTTGCCCTTTTCTTTTGGAATCTCTATAATGAACGTCAGTTGTCACTGGTAAAAGCGATCAGCACTCAACTATCAGCATGAAGCTGGCCTACTGTTCACTGGTTCACTGTTGACCGTTCACCGACTGACAGCTAACTGCTGGTCGCTGAAAGCGTGAAGTTCGCCCCGGCGAATCGGCCTGTGGCACGACCGAAAATGGTAGTTTCCGGTTGAGCGCTAATCAATGACCGATGACTAATGACCAGTGATGTTGCCTATAATATATGGTTGTGAAAGGTATAGCTTCTGTGCTTGTTAAGGAAAGGGTGTCATTTAAGTTCATAATCCTTGCCGCGGGCAAAGGGACGCGCATGAAATCTTCCCGGGCCAAGGTGTTACACGAGATTATGGGCCGGCCGATGCTGGCCTATGTGCTGGATACGGCTGAAAGGCTTGAATCGTTGGGTATATATGTAATTGTCGGGTATCAGAGCAAGGCGGTGCAGGAGGCTTTTTGTGACCGGTCGATTAAGTTTATCTTACAGCATGAGCAATTAGGAACCGGACATGCGGTGTTATGCGCAGCTAGTGACCTTTCCGGTTATAGTGGAGACGTGGTTATTCTCTGTGGCGATGTGCCGTTTTTGAGGCCGGAGACAGTGAGGGGGCTTATACAACAACATATAGCCCGGAAAGCGGCATTATCTGTCCTGACGACGATTGTAGATGACCCCGGGCATTATGGCCGGGTGATCAAGGACGGCAAGGGCAATATCTTAAGGATCGTTGAAGATAAAGATGCTATGCCGGATGAGAAATTGATATGTGAAGTGAATACCGGGATATATTGCGCTAAATTTCCAGTGCTTATCGATGCCTTGAGAAGGGCAGGAAGAGATAATGTGCAGGGAGAATATTATTTAACCGACGCTGTGCACCTGATTAAAGAGATGGGCCACAGGGTTATCAGCGTTATTACGGATCGGCAGGATGAGGTTATGGGGATAAACAGCATGGCAGAGCTGGCCAGGGCGGAAGAGATGATGCGAAGAGGAAGTAACGCAACATAGCCGTCTATAAAGCAAATGTGATTTTGGCCTTGGGAATATTAAAAAGGTATCCATATGCCCAGAAGAATAACCAGGGAAACAAAAGAAAGGGCAATCCAGCCCGCGGATGTACTGGCCGCCATGCGCAAGGCAGGGCGGCCTCTTTTTATGTGTGATATTTTGCATATTTTAAGCCCTGCGCCACGGGACAAAAAGTTGGTAAAGGACATGATAATCCGGATGGGGGAAGCCGGTGATCTTATACTACTTAAAGAGGGCCGCTATGGTCTCCCGGAACGTATGAACCTGGTTACGGGACGTCTGCAGATCAACACGGGTGGTTTTGGCTTTGTGATCCCGGAAGCAAAAGATATAGAAGACGTATTTATACCGGGACGGGAGATAAAGGATGCCATCCACGGCGATCGGGTAATGGTACGCCTGGAACATGGACTGAGAGGTCGCCGGCCGGAGGGGAGAGTCATCCGTATCCTGGAGAGGAAAGCCAAATATATCGTTGGGGCCTTCACCAGGGGACGGGGAGCCTCCTACGTAATACCTGAGGATGAACGATTTCCGTTTGAAGTTGTCATCTCTTCACGGGAGACCGTCGGCGCCTGTTCGGATGAGGTGGTGGTAGCGGAGATAACGAATTTCCCTCCAGGAAGGCGAAACCCTGAAGGCCGGATAA encodes:
- the rodA gene encoding rod shape-determining protein RodA; translation: MIDRRYITNFDWPLLGVVLLLSMLGVLNLYSAGYSATGSATTVYLRQLYWLGLSGVIMIVVLSFDYRRIAEWAPYIYAGSIITLVAVLFVGKTVSGSQRWLGFGSLVFQPSELAKLATVIALASYFYHKDVKKGYGLSDLLAPAGIVLLPFILIVKEPDLGTSLLLLFILASMVLFVGIKWGAFLTLLGFGLTSVPFIWSLLKDYQKKRVESFLWPERDPLGSGYHALQSKIAVGSGKILGKGYLAGSQSKLDFLPEQHTDFAFSVFAEEWGFMGSILLIILYFLLILLALQVAIRSKEKFGTFLAFGILAMIFWHLVVNVGMVLGLMPVVGVPLPLISYGGSSAITTLTGIGLLLNIRMRRFMLQKGP
- a CDS encoding ATP synthase F0 subunit B — protein: MLDIDITLLIQLANFLALMVILNLILYRPLRKIITERKEKVSGLEREIEGLIKNASQRLEDFKVKMSGAHERGNKEKENLKNEGLGEEKQIISKTRSEAEASKSQMLSQIDQDANKAKEELKGQVSGFASDIAAKILGRSI
- the atpF gene encoding F0F1 ATP synthase subunit B; its protein translation is MGDQSNGKRFFIVIAAQALTIISVLLYYTTVFASGHGEGHGYSSVLWWDLVWRTMNFTILAAVLFKVLKKPVSNLLSGRQASIKDNFDDLDVKKSEAEKRYAEYERKLSTIEQEAKKVIQEYIEQGEAEKKRIIEDAEKTAESIKKQAQFAVEQEMKRAKLVLSAEAAELSVKLAEDLIKKNLNESDHKKLIDEYIAKVVHTN
- the atpH gene encoding ATP synthase F1 subunit delta; translated protein: MISKIVAKRYAKALFVVGKEEDKLEAYQQELNGFAQILQGSPELRDALTNPVYPTDIKARLMSDLAVTLKLSPIMSNFMKLLVEKRRILSVPDIAVLHQKLTDEFMGVKRAVVTAAISLAEDVKQSVQKALEKVTGKKVILNTEEDPSIIGGLVVRAGDMVWDGSVRTQLRDIKEILKRGEVS
- the atpA gene encoding F0F1 ATP synthase subunit alpha → MQIRAEEVSQIIKGQIKEYEKKIDLKETGIVLSVGDGIARVHGVENCQAMELLEFPGGIMGVALNLEEDNVGCAVMGDVEHIKEGDVVKRTGRIAEVPVGESVVGRVVDGLGSPLDGKGPIEVKETRRIEMIAPGVIARQPVKEPMYTGLKAIDAMTPVGRGQRELIIGDRQIGKTAIGVDAIINQKGLDVFCIYVAVGQKKSTVALVAEALRRHGAMEYTTIVAACASDPAPLQYVAAFAGCTMGEYFRDTGRHALIIYDDLSKQAVAYRQLSLLLRRPPGREAYPGDIFYNHSRLLERAAKVNDALGGGSLTALPIIETQAGDVSAYIPTNVISITDGQIYLEPALFFAGVRPAINVGLSVSRVGGAAQVKAMKQVAGTLRLDLAQYRELAAFAGFGSDLDKSTQAQLNRGARLVEILKQPQYQPLPMEKEITILFAGARGYLDEHPIDALRAYEDGLYPFIESKHPDVFKELREKKTIDDSLEAKMRKALDEYRGAFKASKGL
- the atpG gene encoding ATP synthase F1 subunit gamma, translating into MATLKDVLRKIGAVKKTQQITKAMNMVAAAKLRGAQSKMENFRPYASKFAEVIGSLSAHLNVDASPLLEQREVKNIELLLVTADRGLCGSFNVNLNNVAEKFLRAKGAEGVGTSLVCLGRKGRDYFRRRETNMRASYIDVMGRFDMSNAITIAQDLASRFIRGESDEVYVVSAHFISVAIQKPVTRKLLPISPEELGGAGEAAGTAREYLYEPSPEQLISSLLPTHVNVQVYNAMLETSASEHAARMTAMDNASRNCKDLIRSLSLMYNKARQAAITRELMDIVGGAEALKK
- the atpD gene encoding F0F1 ATP synthase subunit beta, whose translation is MSAEHTGGATGKIAQVIGNVLDVEFEPGQLPAIMNAIRITNVAISDQPENLVVEVAQHLGDNMVRCISMDTTDGLMRGMPARDTGAPIMVPVGPKALGRIMNVIGNPVDGLGPLVSEHMMPIHRAAPTFIEQDTTVKVLETGVKVIDLLVPFPRGGKMGMFGGAGVGKTVVMLEMVHNIALHHGGISVFCGVGERTREGNDLYLEMKESGVLPKACLIYGQMTEPPGARARVALTGLAAAEYFRDVEGQDVLVFIDNIFRFTQAGAEVSALLGRIPSAVGYQPTLGTDLGELQERITSTTKGSITAVQCVYVPADDLTDPAPATTFAHLDGTVVLSRPIAELGIYPAVDPLDSTSRILDPNVVGADHYYVARTVQVILQKYKDLQDIIAILGMDELSDEDKITVGRARRIQRFLSQPFHVAETFTGMAGKFVKVEETVRGFKEIIEGKHDDLPEQAFYMVGGIEEAREKAKKMAAA
- a CDS encoding F0F1 ATP synthase subunit epsilon; amino-acid sequence: MADKLLLEVTTPSRMVVSEEVDMVVAPGEWGEFGALPNHAAYLTAIKLGELRYKVGNKTEYAIVSGGFAEIVADRATFLVTSAEKAHEVDVARALKAKERAEQRLQAAAAKRETIDVVRAEAALQRAIWRLKIAEKAK
- a CDS encoding NTP transferase domain-containing protein — protein: MKGIASVLVKERVSFKFIILAAGKGTRMKSSRAKVLHEIMGRPMLAYVLDTAERLESLGIYVIVGYQSKAVQEAFCDRSIKFILQHEQLGTGHAVLCAASDLSGYSGDVVILCGDVPFLRPETVRGLIQQHIARKAALSVLTTIVDDPGHYGRVIKDGKGNILRIVEDKDAMPDEKLICEVNTGIYCAKFPVLIDALRRAGRDNVQGEYYLTDAVHLIKEMGHRVISVITDRQDEVMGINSMAELARAEEMMRRGSNAT